Part of the Bdellovibrionales bacterium genome is shown below.
CAACGAAAAACTTAGGCTGCATGGGAGACGGTGGCGCGATTTTAACGCGGGATCTTGAATTGGCTTCTAAGGCTCGCACAATTAGAGACTATGGACAATCAAGCAAATATATCCACGACGAAATTGGATTAAACAGTCGCTTGGATGAGGTCCATGCAGAGGTTTTGGAGATGCTCCTAAGAACTCGGCTCGAAAAATATACAAGCCGAAGATCAGAGATCGCGAAACGTTATCATGCGGGGAATTTCTAATCCAAATATTGGATTGATGAAACTCGCGAAAGAAGTGGAATCTGTCTGGCATCTCTTTCCCATATTGTTTCGAGATGCTGATGCTCGGCAAAATTTCATTGCCTTTGCGACAGACAGTGGCGTTCAGACGGGCATTCACTATCCAAAATTAATTTCGGAGCAAACGGCACTAGATGGGCGAAAACAAATTCTTTCTTCATTAGGGATGGCTGAAAAATTTGCCAGAACTGTTCTTTCATTCCGATTTCTCCTTCTTAAAGGATGCGGAGGTCGATCGAGTGATTGATGTTTGCAATCGGTGGAATCGGCCACGAAAATGAAAAATATGCGGACAAATGAAGGTCCATTGGCAGGATATTGCGAATTACAATCTTTGCCATTGGAATATTTTTTATTCTCATGGCTCCCCAGAGTCGAATATTGTAATCAGGCCTTTACCGGGCACCATAGCTTCAAATCTGCAGTACACATAAGTGCATTTTAAGCACCTAGTAGAAACTGGGAAATTATCAAGATCCGATCAATTTTCTCCTCAGAATCCTGAAGGAGTAGGATTCCCAGATGATGGATTTCTATTTTATTTGCCAAGAGTTTTTCCTTTTGTAACGGATCAGGATTTTGTTGTTTTTCGGGTTCAATCAGCATTTCTTTCTTCAGTGTCAGCCGCTCTAATCACTGAGATTGCCTGGTTAGTCATTGGGCCAATGGGTGCACTTGGTGCCTTTCTATTTTGGATTACCTCACCCCTTGTTTACGCATTTTAACCAAAACATGATGGCTGAGCCCTATTTGCTTTTTTGGTCTGTGCCTCGTGGCATTTGGTCTGCCAATCAGATCTGGCACATTGGATAAAATTGATCCACATTTTCACTCCATGTACTGGATTGGGAATACATTGGTCTTTTACGCCGGAATCTTCTTCACTATAATTGCAAGCTAGATGGGATTAGCTTCATTCTACCCTGGGTTATTTGGCTTTGGTTCCAAGGAATAAGGGAATTAAGCGGTTGAGCGTGTCTATTGCCTTAGGTGGATTTGTGTGGGTTTTAGTCTGGTATATTTTACCCGCGGATTTCTTAGGCATCAAAACAGTACTATTTCAGTTGGTTCTACGTCACTAGGATTATTGTCTAAGTTTTGGGATGGACTTCCAATTTTACGAAGTTACGAATTCCTCATTGGAGAAGGGACAGTACACTTTGGTTTATCTGCAATAACCTTTTTGTCCCTTTATTCCTGGCGTAAAAAATACCCCATGCTACTAAACTATGTTGTCGTACCTTGGTGTTTTGTGTTTGTCATAAGAAGTATTATATTTTTGGGATTTAGTAGTAACCATAGCTACTATCAATTTCCATACCTACCTGTTTTGGCAATGGGGAGTGCTGTGTTTTTTGGGTCGATTTTTCAAATTATCTTCAAAAAATTCGTACTAAGAAAAATCTCCAATCGTATTTTAAACTTAACTTTGATCCTGATGGTTATTTTTATTGGAATTCAGTATGCCAATAAATTTGTCAAACCACTTTATCTTGGATGGAGCCCAGCGGCTGTTAACACTCAAGATCAAGCTGAATTGCAAAATTTTTTGAAATCAAAGCCGAGAAATATTAGGTGTATTGGTAATGATTTTTGGGTTTCGAACGTTTGTGACGGTGAATATTTTGAGTATCCACAAAGCCCTATAGAAAAAATTTGTATTGATAGAAACCTAAAATACTACTCCTATATCATTGGCAATACGACCAATCAGCTAGATATTAAATTTCAAAATGAGAATTCTATTGAATTTAGGAATGATTCCTACTTTGTCGTCAATTTCCAGTAAATTTTGTTCAACTCAAGGCAATTCCTCATTGGAAGGGAAATCATATTGATATGAAATCGGGACTTCCTGGTGGGATTAGGTGGGTTTTAATTTTGTAATCATAGGTCTTGCGGGAACTCCGGCATAGACAGAATTTTCAGGAACATCTTTGGTTACAAGTGCCCCGCCGCCAATAACTGAGTTTTTCCCGATAGCTATTCTTGGTAGTATTGTGGCGCCAGCGCCCACCCACGCACCTTCCTTCAGAAGGACATTACCACATAAGGTCGCACCTGGACCAACTTCGGTAGAGTCTTGAAGTTCGCAATCATGGTCTACACTAGACTTGGTGTTTACAATACACGAGTGTCCGAGTATGACATTAGGTTGAATTATCGCGCCCGCCATAATTTGAGCACATTCTCCGATCTTAACATTTTTCGCAATACAAGCCGTAGGGTGCACCAGGGTAACTGGGCGCAATCCACATTTTTTCAGCCGTTTAGCAATATTTAGGCGAGCCTTGCCATGAGGGTTTCCGATTGAAACTACGAATCCGATTTCTGACCTTTTAGCCTGTTGAGCGATCCACCCATCAAACGTGCTGCCATGGAAAAGAGCAACATCTGAAAAAGGAGATTTAATTTCAGGAGTGTCATCAAAGATAGCCAGTAAATTACTGGAGAAAAGGCGCAGAATTTCCCTGTTGACAACACTTTGCCCCGTTCCGCCCCAAAAAATTATATTTTTAGTCAGACCATTGCAGCGCAAACGCAAATCTTTCATAATACCCCTAGTAATGAGAAGGAAATTTGTTAGTTTGATGTTATCACAATTTAGAAATCAAGTCGTATTCAGATAAATATTCCCGTTTCCCTATAACAAGCGACTACATGATAACAAGCCTTCCTGGCCGTTCTCACTGAGTTGACCCCGCCGGGCTCCTGGGGAGCCCATGAGACCCCGCCGCGAGCGGCGGGGAGGTTCATTATTTCCTAGCAACAACGACCATGCGTCCCGAACGGTCTTTGCCTATGGCGAAATATATAATCGAAGGAATAATCCCGTAAAGACGACCGAAGGACCTCTTCATTTCAGGATAAAATAGTGAATTCTTGAATAGAGAAAACTACGAATAAAGTCGAATGGCACCCGGTCATTGTAGACTTTTACTTCCCTAAACCCAATACCATTCAAAATCTTTGGAAATACCCTCTGCCGTAAAATGAACCTATGCCGGGGCAAATCTATCCCAAGCCAATGATTTAACCAAACCTCTTTTCCCACGAATCGTAACAGGGTAACTTCAAAACAGAATTCCCTTTGCAGAAAGCCCATTGGTATAAATATTAGATAGCACTTCAATTGGAGCATTCAAATGCTCCAATACATATCTAGCAATCACGCAATCATATGTCTGACTAAATAAATAACCCTCAACGTTGCTATTTTTTAAATCGATCTCAAAAATCTGAGCAGCAACCCTACACCCCTCTATACTCTGCTCCAATCCGGCAACCTCAAGCCAGCATTTTAAATACGATAGAAATTCTCCGCTACCAGCTCCGACTTCAAAACAATCCTTAACAGCTTCTGCAAGAACGTCGCATTATCTTATAATCAGTGCCAAATTTAACCTTTCGTAACCACCCCTTCAAACCCAGCCGTGGTTGATAGGGAATATATTCATTAGGATAGTACCTGCTCAATTCTGGTAATCCATCTTCGGATATGAAAAACCAAGTTGGCAGGAATTGCAGAATGCGACCCGAAACAGCTCAGACATGCCCTTGGACAGATAAAAATCTGGAGCCATTAACTCGGTGGTGAGGTCGGTAGAACGACAAACCGGACATTTATCAATCGCAGATTGACCTGCTTGGCACTTTTGGACCTTCATTGGAATGTCCGTGACGCATTAGATCTAGTCCCAGAAATAGTTGAAGTTTAGAAGCTGACAGGTCCAAACATGCTTGCTTTCAATAGGTTACAACACTTATCGAGACAATCAGAAAGTACCAACCAACGATGAGAAATGTAGTCAGCCTTAAGAAGAGAAACAAGAAAAAACCGCTGGTCCACGCTAAAATTGTAGACGATCGGAATGATATTTTCGAAGGTCTTTCAGGATCATTACTATCTATTGGTCTCAAACTATCCTAGGTAGCTATACTGCCTGTTGAATTGTGCGCTCTTTCAGAATTTGAATCTACAGCCTGTTTCTCACAATTACCTCTAAAATAAAGCCTCCTAGTGATACTCCCTACTTTTCACTTGGAACATTGCAGCGAAATCTACTCCATCGTGAATTTTAATTCGATGAACAATGTCTTTCCAGTGATAGCTAATACACAAGACTAAAAAGAGGTGGAATGATGGTATTAATTACCGGCG
Proteins encoded:
- a CDS encoding DegT/DnrJ/EryC1/StrS family aminotransferase; this translates as MRGISNPNIGLMKLAKEVESVWHLFPILFRDADARQNFIAFATDSGVQTGIHYPKLISEQTALDGRKQILSSLGMAEKFARTVLSFRFLLLKGCGGRSSD
- a CDS encoding acetyltransferase translates to MKDLRLRCNGLTKNIIFWGGTGQSVVNREILRLFSSNLLAIFDDTPEIKSPFSDVALFHGSTFDGWIAQQAKRSEIGFVVSIGNPHGKARLNIAKRLKKCGLRPVTLVHPTACIAKNVKIGECAQIMAGAIIQPNVILGHSCIVNTKSSVDHDCELQDSTEVGPGATLCGNVLLKEGAWVGAGATILPRIAIGKNSVIGGGALVTKDVPENSVYAGVPARPMITKLKPT